The following are encoded in a window of Chryseobacterium sp. genomic DNA:
- a CDS encoding 5-formyltetrahydrofolate cyclo-ligase — protein sequence MTKHELRTLYLEKRKALTETEVKSASECIFSRFREAFPVTAGQKFHIFISISKFNEVHTAPFIKELWEKGARVFVPKMLDGEIISVEIFPDTEMIQNSWGIREPESNKDARVKDFNYIITPLLYCDRSGGRVGYGKGFYDRFFATLEPNCSKVGVGFFAPGLPVADLTKEDVPLDYLVTPDEILSFSIGC from the coding sequence ATGACTAAGCACGAATTACGGACTTTGTATCTTGAAAAGAGAAAAGCGCTTACTGAAACGGAAGTTAAATCAGCCTCCGAATGCATCTTTTCGCGTTTCCGTGAGGCTTTTCCGGTTACAGCCGGTCAGAAATTCCATATTTTTATCAGTATCAGTAAATTCAATGAAGTCCATACCGCCCCGTTCATCAAAGAGCTTTGGGAAAAAGGGGCACGTGTGTTCGTTCCTAAGATGTTGGACGGCGAAATAATTTCCGTTGAAATATTTCCGGACACCGAAATGATTCAGAACAGTTGGGGTATACGTGAACCGGAATCCAATAAGGATGCGAGGGTAAAAGATTTCAACTATATAATTACCCCATTGCTTTATTGTGACCGAAGTGGGGGCAGAGTGGGTTATGGGAAAGGTTTCTACGACCGGTTTTTCGCCACCCTTGAGCCAAACTGCAGTAAGGTGGGGGTGGGATTCTTTGCGCCGGGATTACCGGTGGCCGATCTGACAAAAGAGGACGTACCTCTTGATTATCTGGTTACACCTGATGAAATACTGTCTTTTAGTATAGGTTGCTGA
- the rpsT gene encoding 30S ribosomal protein S20, which produces MANHKSALKRIRQNVAKRLRNKYYHKTARTAVKALRNEEDKTAASEQLPKVIALVDKLAKRNIIHKNKASNLKSKLTKHVNKLA; this is translated from the coding sequence ATGGCAAATCATAAATCAGCTTTAAAGAGAATCAGACAGAACGTAGCGAAAAGACTGCGTAACAAGTACTATCACAAAACTGCAAGAACAGCTGTGAAGGCACTAAGAAATGAAGAGGATAAAACTGCAGCGTCTGAGCAACTTCCAAAAGTGATTGCTTTAGTGGATAAATTGGCTAAAAGAAACATCATTCACAAAAATAAAGCCTCTAATCTTAAGAGTAAACTTACAAAGCACGTTAACAAGTTAGCGTAA
- a CDS encoding trypsin-like peptidase domain-containing protein, producing MKNIFKKLLPYAVVGVVSGTTTFGAINYVNNDASIADTGYFSTAKNDVSFAGFNQAALGEDFVKAAKTTVPAVVTIKNYSNRSAGRSSEQDIFEWFFGQPNRSQRNQQRPDNIPSGMGSGVIISPDGYIISNNHVVAGANKLEVVLSNKKSYIATLVGTDPNTDISLLKVEEKGLPYLNFANSDNVEVGQWVLAVGNPLGLNSTVTAGIISAKGRGIGILGSQGKASNPIESFIQTDAAINPGNSGGALVNPNGDLIGINSAISSTNGYYQGYGFAVPSNLARKIVEDIKKYGLVQRGFLGVNSLDLSNDQQVAQYNQQFKTNLKVGNGIYVTEVTEKSGAEDAGLRKADIITKVDNTLISDFADLTLAVGSKRPGDAVNVTYLRNGREMVSRVVLKDQKGNTSVRTKADLTVSEKIGADFSPLSDRFKTDYGLNSGVVTKNVQEGGEMAKIGIVDNYIVIEVNGKPVNSQKDVENLLKNHRGNVQIKFVDEYGRIYTKGFVMPN from the coding sequence ATGAAGAATATTTTTAAAAAATTATTACCGTATGCCGTCGTAGGTGTAGTTTCCGGCACTACAACTTTCGGAGCTATCAATTACGTAAACAATGATGCTTCCATTGCAGATACAGGATATTTTTCCACGGCCAAAAATGATGTTTCCTTTGCCGGCTTTAACCAGGCAGCTTTGGGTGAAGATTTTGTGAAAGCTGCCAAAACGACCGTACCGGCAGTTGTAACGATTAAAAACTACTCTAACAGGTCTGCGGGCCGAAGCAGTGAGCAGGATATTTTTGAGTGGTTTTTCGGCCAGCCCAACAGAAGTCAGCGAAACCAGCAAAGACCGGATAATATTCCCTCAGGAATGGGTTCAGGCGTAATTATTTCGCCGGATGGCTATATTATCTCCAATAACCACGTTGTAGCAGGTGCCAATAAGCTTGAGGTAGTTTTAAGCAATAAGAAAAGTTATATCGCCACATTGGTAGGAACTGATCCCAACACTGATATCTCCTTACTCAAAGTTGAAGAAAAGGGATTACCCTACCTCAATTTTGCGAATTCAGACAATGTAGAGGTGGGTCAGTGGGTACTGGCAGTAGGTAACCCTCTTGGGCTGAACTCTACAGTTACTGCAGGTATTATTTCGGCCAAGGGACGCGGAATCGGAATTCTGGGCAGTCAGGGCAAAGCCAGCAATCCAATTGAAAGTTTCATCCAGACGGATGCCGCAATTAATCCAGGAAATTCAGGTGGTGCCCTTGTAAATCCAAATGGTGATCTGATCGGTATCAATTCTGCCATTTCATCAACCAATGGTTATTACCAGGGTTATGGTTTTGCTGTGCCTTCTAACCTTGCCAGGAAGATTGTGGAAGACATTAAGAAGTACGGCCTTGTTCAAAGGGGGTTCCTGGGTGTAAATTCGCTGGACCTATCGAATGACCAGCAGGTTGCACAGTACAACCAGCAGTTTAAGACCAACCTGAAGGTAGGCAACGGAATTTATGTTACAGAAGTGACTGAGAAGAGCGGTGCGGAGGATGCCGGCTTGAGAAAAGCAGACATAATTACTAAAGTGGACAATACATTGATTTCCGATTTCGCAGACCTTACACTGGCTGTGGGCAGTAAAAGACCGGGTGATGCAGTCAATGTCACCTACCTGAGGAACGGACGCGAAATGGTTTCACGTGTAGTACTTAAAGATCAGAAGGGAAATACATCAGTAAGGACTAAGGCTGACCTTACTGTAAGCGAAAAAATAGGCGCCGATTTCTCACCGCTCAGCGACAGGTTCAAGACAGATTACGGACTGAACAGCGGTGTAGTGACCAAGAACGTGCAGGAAGGTGGCGAGATGGCTAAAATTGGAATTGTAGATAACTATATTGTAATTGAGGTCAACGGTAAACCGGTAAACTCTCAAAAAGATGTAGAAAACCTGCTTAAAAACCACAGAGGGAATGTACAGATCAAATTTGTAGACGAGTACGGCCGTATCTATACTAAAGGATTTGTTATGCCTAACTAA
- a CDS encoding putative LPS assembly protein LptD, whose protein sequence is MLNSTGIKSASKNILHILIILIFNSFLAPLHAQNTAENKVVSDSVRRTDTVRVRGEQLADIVRTKADSERNDFQHKMTYLNKNAQVKYQDMQIDADYIRIDWRKNEIYARGEVDSAGRIIKPAVATQAGKSYEYNDFQYNYKTRQAMAYNARTEESEGVIVAQKTKKYNDSVFFMRRGLFTTDEYFLKKKDTVADYHLLAPNIKLIKGKQNSQVVTGPVQMYIEQVPTPLILPFAILPFSDKRSAGILIPSFGERQDVGFFLNSFGYYQPIGEHFDAKIMVDFYTKGSWNIRPETNYVKMYRYNGNFAADIGSTVRGIKGLDDYSKVNTYRISWRHSQDTKANPLLNFSASVDLVSSKFYNNTINNNYIFNQNVLNTQQNSTVSVTKRFLTLPVTITGTASYSQNFSSGLADLRLPQINVAVNQFYLFKPRTGIREGLLENITVNTGLNFTNYANTGEGEMFTEAMWDKMQTGLRNNITLGTNTNIAKYFTFSVGANIDNALTTKTLRRTYNPITNEVENNFSNKIGGYSVFSTSASIQTTLYGTKIFKAGSAIQGIRHMVMPSIGFSYRPDFGTPGFGYFSSYYDAAGSNIPYSIFDQGIVGSPTSGMEGAVNFSIGNNIEMKVRSKKDSTGVKKIKIFEALNIAGGYNLAAKNNKWSVFTVNGQSSFLDSKLSLNSSLIIDPYENVFVPEENRVVRTENFGKFNVQGFNLQLSYPLSDLIFGEKEELDKKYSTKGEIRNENYYFDDDNYARFHQPWTLNINANYSYNRGGTLFGNTVASVGLDGSIQLTPYWNINGSTHYDFMTQELAYTRVGFSRDQRSFTINFNWVPFGQYKVYDFFIGIKANILQDALKYKDRSFTQPNAPF, encoded by the coding sequence ATATTAAACAGTACCGGTATCAAAAGCGCCTCCAAAAATATATTACATATTTTAATTATCCTAATTTTTAACAGTTTTTTAGCACCACTGCATGCTCAGAACACTGCTGAAAATAAGGTGGTTAGTGACTCCGTACGCCGTACTGATACTGTACGTGTGCGGGGAGAGCAACTGGCTGATATCGTGAGGACTAAAGCGGACAGCGAACGGAATGACTTTCAGCATAAAATGACTTATCTGAACAAAAATGCACAGGTGAAGTATCAGGATATGCAGATTGATGCGGATTATATACGCATAGACTGGCGGAAAAATGAGATCTATGCACGTGGCGAGGTGGACAGCGCCGGCAGAATCATTAAACCAGCTGTGGCCACCCAGGCCGGTAAATCTTATGAATACAACGATTTTCAGTACAATTACAAAACCAGGCAGGCCATGGCCTATAACGCCCGGACCGAGGAGAGTGAAGGCGTAATTGTAGCTCAGAAAACCAAGAAATACAATGATTCGGTCTTTTTCATGCGCCGGGGACTCTTTACTACAGACGAGTATTTCCTGAAGAAAAAAGATACCGTTGCCGACTATCACCTGCTGGCTCCCAATATCAAACTGATTAAAGGCAAGCAGAATTCCCAGGTGGTTACAGGACCTGTACAGATGTATATTGAACAGGTACCTACACCTCTGATCCTGCCGTTTGCGATCCTTCCTTTTTCCGACAAAAGATCTGCCGGTATACTGATTCCGAGTTTTGGTGAAAGGCAGGATGTAGGGTTTTTCCTGAACAGTTTTGGATACTATCAGCCAATCGGTGAACATTTTGATGCAAAGATCATGGTTGATTTTTACACCAAAGGCAGCTGGAACATCAGGCCGGAAACGAACTATGTAAAGATGTACCGTTACAACGGTAACTTTGCAGCAGATATCGGATCTACCGTGCGGGGTATTAAAGGCCTGGACGATTACAGCAAGGTGAACACCTACCGAATCTCCTGGCGGCATTCGCAGGATACCAAGGCTAATCCTCTGCTGAATTTCAGTGCGTCGGTAGATCTTGTAAGTTCAAAATTCTACAACAATACGATCAACAACAATTATATATTTAACCAGAATGTGCTGAATACACAGCAGAATTCTACCGTGAGTGTAACAAAGCGCTTTCTCACATTGCCTGTGACCATTACCGGAACCGCCTCGTACTCCCAGAATTTTTCATCGGGACTTGCTGATTTAAGATTGCCCCAGATTAATGTGGCGGTGAACCAGTTTTATCTGTTTAAACCCCGTACCGGCATCCGGGAAGGACTCCTGGAAAACATTACTGTGAATACCGGCCTTAACTTTACCAACTATGCCAACACCGGCGAGGGCGAAATGTTCACAGAAGCCATGTGGGACAAAATGCAGACAGGCCTGCGGAATAATATCACCTTGGGAACGAATACCAATATCGCTAAATATTTTACATTTTCCGTAGGCGCTAATATCGACAATGCGCTTACCACCAAAACGCTTCGCAGAACCTACAATCCGATCACCAACGAGGTGGAAAATAATTTCAGTAATAAAATTGGCGGGTATTCGGTTTTCAGCACCAGTGCAAGTATTCAGACCACTCTTTACGGCACCAAAATCTTCAAGGCCGGCTCGGCCATCCAGGGAATCAGGCATATGGTAATGCCCAGTATAGGATTCAGCTACCGACCCGATTTTGGAACTCCCGGATTCGGATACTTCAGCAGTTATTATGATGCTGCCGGCTCCAATATTCCGTATTCAATATTCGATCAGGGTATAGTGGGTTCGCCTACCAGTGGTATGGAAGGGGCAGTGAATTTCAGTATCGGTAACAATATTGAAATGAAGGTGCGCAGTAAAAAGGACTCCACCGGAGTCAAAAAGATCAAAATTTTTGAAGCACTCAATATCGCAGGTGGTTATAATCTGGCAGCCAAAAACAATAAATGGTCTGTGTTTACTGTAAACGGTCAGTCTTCTTTTCTGGACAGTAAACTCAGTCTCAACAGTAGCTTGATCATCGATCCCTATGAGAATGTATTTGTGCCCGAAGAAAACAGGGTAGTGCGTACGGAGAATTTTGGTAAATTTAATGTACAGGGTTTCAACCTTCAGCTGTCTTATCCATTAAGTGACCTTATTTTCGGTGAAAAGGAGGAACTGGACAAGAAGTACAGCACCAAAGGCGAGATCAGAAATGAGAATTATTATTTTGATGATGACAATTATGCACGCTTTCATCAGCCCTGGACACTTAATATAAATGCGAATTACAGCTATAACAGAGGAGGAACGCTTTTCGGAAATACTGTGGCCTCTGTGGGGCTGGACGGCAGCATACAGCTTACTCCCTACTGGAATATCAATGGCAGCACCCACTATGATTTTATGACACAGGAACTGGCTTATACACGAGTGGGTTTCTCGAGAGATCAGCGGAGTTTTACAATAAATTTCAACTGGGTTCCTTTTGGACAGTATAAGGTTTACGACTTCTTTATCGGTATAAAGGCAAATATCCTGCAGGATGCTCTTAAATATAAGGACAGAAGTTTCACGCAACCTAACGCCCCATTCTAA
- a CDS encoding RidA family protein, with translation MKKVITTTNAPAAIGPYAQANMAGGVLYISGQIPVDPATGNLVEGIEKETHQVMKNLKAILEEAGMTFKNVVKASIFLKSMDDFAVMNDIYASYLDADSYPARETVQVSCLPKNVDIEISMIAHQD, from the coding sequence ATGAAAAAAGTAATCACCACTACAAACGCTCCTGCTGCAATCGGTCCTTATGCACAGGCTAATATGGCCGGCGGCGTGCTCTATATCTCAGGTCAGATTCCGGTGGATCCTGCAACCGGTAATTTGGTGGAGGGTATTGAAAAGGAGACCCACCAGGTGATGAAAAACCTGAAAGCGATCCTGGAAGAAGCCGGTATGACATTTAAGAATGTAGTAAAAGCTTCTATTTTCCTGAAAAGCATGGATGATTTTGCGGTGATGAACGATATTTACGCGTCTTACCTGGATGCGGACAGCTATCCGGCACGTGAAACTGTACAGGTGTCCTGTCTTCCTAAAAATGTGGATATTGAGATCTCAATGATCGCCCATCAGGATTAA
- a CDS encoding N-acetylmuramoyl-L-alanine amidase translates to MMITNFCFKKYFLLLFLIIFTAGTAQKKFTIVLDAGHGDHDVGATRSYEFGTPREKDITLGIVLKLGRMLEENKAFRVIYTRKTDVYPSLTERTNLANRSKADLFVSVHVNSSPAKSATARGTETFVQGPNQNRENLEVAKKENDVIYLDAKDREVFASYDPTSPESLIALKIQQSKYLERSLFIGSFIEENFEKGGRFSRGVKQANLHILRMSAMPSVLIETGFVNNYDDAYFLYSEEGQKKTATQIYDAIIRYARKVNASEPAAAPKKEEKKEVPLKNDFRILLMSSPIKYNYGDPAFKGLNYILALKENGLYKYYYSVSNLASVRDANLKTARDAGFRTASPVGFVPEQALRSGYYTLEVFVGKDKLPSDSYIVKNLKDVKREKLNGMFYYTYGNVKTLEDAIALQKSLEEKGIKNSVIQKVAK, encoded by the coding sequence ATGATGATAACAAACTTTTGTTTTAAAAAATATTTCTTACTTCTTTTCTTAATAATTTTTACTGCAGGTACCGCCCAAAAGAAGTTTACGATCGTTTTGGATGCAGGACACGGTGACCATGATGTGGGCGCAACAAGATCGTATGAATTCGGTACGCCACGCGAAAAGGACATCACTTTGGGCATCGTACTTAAATTAGGCCGGATGCTGGAGGAAAATAAGGCCTTCAGAGTTATTTACACACGTAAAACTGATGTTTATCCCTCCCTCACTGAGCGTACTAACCTTGCCAACCGGAGTAAAGCCGACCTTTTTGTATCCGTACACGTAAACTCATCTCCGGCGAAAAGTGCTACCGCGCGCGGTACGGAAACTTTCGTGCAGGGCCCCAATCAAAACCGCGAAAACCTGGAGGTAGCGAAAAAGGAAAACGATGTAATCTATCTGGACGCCAAAGACCGCGAAGTTTTCGCCTCCTACGACCCTACTTCACCCGAATCACTTATCGCACTGAAAATTCAGCAAAGTAAATACCTGGAACGCAGCCTGTTTATCGGCAGTTTTATTGAGGAGAATTTCGAAAAAGGAGGACGGTTTTCCAGAGGTGTGAAACAGGCTAACCTGCACATCCTAAGGATGAGCGCCATGCCGTCAGTGCTTATTGAAACGGGCTTTGTAAACAATTATGACGACGCCTATTTTCTTTACAGCGAAGAGGGACAGAAAAAGACAGCCACTCAGATATATGATGCCATCATCCGATATGCACGCAAAGTAAATGCATCTGAGCCCGCCGCAGCTCCCAAAAAAGAGGAAAAAAAGGAGGTACCACTTAAAAATGACTTCCGGATCCTGCTGATGAGCAGCCCAATTAAATACAATTACGGTGACCCTGCGTTCAAAGGACTCAATTACATATTGGCTCTTAAGGAGAACGGCCTGTACAAATACTATTACAGTGTATCTAACCTGGCCAGTGTACGGGATGCCAACCTGAAAACAGCCCGTGACGCAGGTTTCCGAACGGCTTCACCGGTCGGATTCGTACCCGAACAGGCGCTGCGCTCCGGTTACTACACTCTTGAAGTATTTGTAGGCAAGGACAAACTTCCCTCTGATTCATATATTGTGAAAAACCTTAAGGACGTAAAGCGCGAGAAGCTGAACGGAATGTTCTATTATACTTACGGTAATGTAAAAACGCTGGAAGATGCCATCGCACTTCAGAAATCACTGGAGGAAAAAGGAATTAAAAACTCCGTTATCCAGAAAGTAGCAAAATAG
- a CDS encoding TrmH family RNA methyltransferase, whose amino-acid sequence MIESLQNERIKKLSRIITDNRFRKKARIFVVEGKQENERALRFGYEAEEFYIAQSIYNAEPPSGKVCEVSPKVYEKLAYRGKAEGIIGLYREKECSLEDFNPSPQSSVIVVESLEKPGNLGAILRSCEAFGIEALLIADPRLDIYNPNVIRSSVGCLFGMNVYQAEKEEIHSFMKDRDFKIFTTIMDSSARDIHTQDLSGRAALVFGTEHSGLSTFWQGKGKNTLIPMAGSIDSLNLSNAVAISCYEILRQKLQKKT is encoded by the coding sequence ATGATTGAGAGCCTTCAGAACGAGAGAATAAAGAAACTTTCCAGGATAATTACTGACAACAGGTTTCGCAAAAAAGCGCGAATATTCGTTGTGGAAGGAAAACAGGAGAATGAGCGGGCCCTTCGTTTCGGGTACGAGGCAGAGGAGTTCTATATTGCGCAAAGCATATATAATGCGGAACCTCCAAGCGGGAAAGTTTGTGAGGTTTCCCCGAAGGTATATGAAAAACTTGCCTACCGCGGGAAAGCTGAAGGAATCATCGGACTCTACAGAGAAAAAGAATGCAGCCTTGAGGATTTTAACCCGTCGCCACAGTCATCAGTTATAGTTGTTGAATCACTGGAGAAACCCGGAAATCTGGGTGCGATACTGCGGAGCTGCGAAGCTTTTGGAATAGAAGCGCTACTGATTGCTGATCCCCGGTTAGATATTTATAATCCCAATGTGATAAGGTCCAGCGTAGGATGTCTCTTCGGCATGAATGTTTATCAAGCTGAAAAGGAAGAGATCCATTCTTTCATGAAAGACCGGGATTTCAAAATTTTCACAACTATAATGGATAGCAGCGCACGGGATATCCACACCCAGGATCTGAGCGGCAGAGCGGCGCTGGTGTTCGGCACCGAGCACTCAGGCCTCAGTACTTTTTGGCAAGGCAAAGGCAAGAATACCTTAATTCCCATGGCGGGCAGCATTGATTCCCTGAACCTCAGCAATGCCGTAGCCATATCCTGTTATGAAATCTTAAGACAGAAACTTCAGAAAAAGACATAA
- a CDS encoding ferredoxin, translating to MIIVTLQRDKCIGCNYCAEFAPEFFRMSRKDGKSVLLKSADKKGFYTLKTPSVDAVEPCEKAAKACPVNIISVKIT from the coding sequence ATGATTATAGTTACGCTGCAGCGCGATAAATGTATTGGCTGTAACTACTGTGCTGAGTTTGCACCGGAGTTTTTCCGGATGTCCCGTAAAGACGGAAAATCAGTTCTGTTGAAGTCAGCAGATAAAAAAGGATTCTATACTCTTAAAACTCCCTCAGTTGATGCGGTGGAACCCTGCGAAAAGGCGGCTAAAGCTTGCCCTGTGAATATTATTTCTGTGAAAATAACTTAG
- a CDS encoding peptidase U32 family protein, which yields MTKSGKIELMAPAGDFTALQAALDNGADSVYFGVEQLNMRARASMNFTLGDLPEIARRCGEKGVRTYLTLNTIIYDHDLSIIKTLLDTAKSAGLTAVIAMDQAVISYARQIGLEVHISTQINITNIETVKFYALFADTMVMSRELSITQIKKICDQIVKDDVRGPSGNLVEVEIFGHGALCMAVSGKCYLSLHSANSSANRGACKQNCRKKYTVTDQETGFEIELDNEYMMSPKDLCTIGFLNDIVDAGVQVLKIEGRGRAPEYVATVTKCYREAIDAVADGTFTQEKVEDWMKRLETVYNRGFWSGYYLGQELGEWSSNSGSSATQKKVYVGKGRHFYPKSSIAEFLIEAYDVNVGDTVLIQGPTTGSQEMVLEAMQVDTRPEADKATKSDVITFKTDFRVRPSDKLYKIVQS from the coding sequence ATGACAAAAAGCGGTAAAATAGAACTTATGGCGCCGGCCGGCGACTTCACTGCCCTTCAGGCAGCTCTTGATAACGGAGCAGATTCTGTTTACTTTGGAGTGGAACAACTTAATATGCGCGCCCGGGCTTCCATGAATTTCACCCTGGGAGATTTGCCGGAAATTGCCCGCAGATGTGGGGAAAAAGGCGTGCGCACCTACCTTACACTTAATACCATTATATACGACCACGATCTTTCTATTATAAAGACGCTTCTGGATACAGCCAAGTCGGCTGGCCTTACAGCAGTTATTGCAATGGACCAGGCGGTTATTTCTTATGCCCGCCAGATTGGTCTCGAAGTTCATATTTCTACCCAGATCAATATTACAAATATTGAGACGGTGAAATTCTATGCACTCTTTGCAGATACCATGGTGATGAGCCGTGAGTTAAGCATCACACAGATCAAGAAAATCTGTGACCAAATCGTGAAGGATGATGTTCGCGGACCTTCCGGCAATCTGGTCGAAGTTGAAATTTTTGGTCACGGCGCACTTTGTATGGCCGTTTCCGGAAAATGTTACTTAAGCCTGCATTCAGCTAATTCCTCGGCCAACCGTGGAGCCTGTAAACAGAACTGCCGTAAAAAGTATACAGTAACCGATCAGGAAACGGGCTTTGAGATTGAGCTTGATAATGAGTATATGATGTCGCCTAAGGACCTTTGCACCATTGGATTCCTTAATGATATCGTTGATGCCGGTGTGCAGGTGCTGAAGATTGAAGGCCGGGGCCGTGCTCCCGAGTATGTAGCCACCGTGACGAAATGTTACCGCGAAGCGATTGATGCAGTAGCCGACGGCACTTTTACTCAGGAAAAAGTGGAGGACTGGATGAAGCGGCTGGAAACTGTATATAACCGTGGTTTCTGGAGCGGATACTACCTGGGACAGGAATTGGGTGAATGGTCTTCCAATTCAGGATCCAGCGCGACTCAGAAAAAAGTATACGTTGGAAAAGGCAGACATTTCTATCCAAAATCCAGTATCGCGGAATTCCTTATTGAAGCTTATGATGTGAACGTAGGTGATACGGTTCTTATACAGGGCCCAACTACGGGCTCACAGGAAATGGTACTGGAGGCCATGCAGGTGGATACCAGACCCGAAGCGGACAAAGCAACCAAATCCGATGTAATTACTTTTAAGACCGATTTCAGGGTAAGACCAAGTGATAAGCTCTACAAGATCGTTCAGTCATAA